One genomic segment of Centropristis striata isolate RG_2023a ecotype Rhode Island chromosome 11, C.striata_1.0, whole genome shotgun sequence includes these proteins:
- the LOC131980869 gene encoding macrophage mannose receptor 1-like, producing MSAALRLIRRMLSQRITLAAFLLFIPTSQCSTKNDSPFSLSNRATGFCLLKRSTRCLEVRWTTGDRLFVTSTKKCLGAQGRSVGSEVSQYDCDDRSVLQKWECKNETLLALKGQQLYIEVKADETIALSRRIGPNNELTIPGTSSGACSRTYRELFTIEGNAYGKICMFPFLYKDRWFGDCTTYDSSTKRLWCAIGTKYEHEQWGYCPTSSTDHWSKNVISGAYYQVNKQSVLSWSQAHTSCKQQGASMLSVTEPHDQAFLSALLGTGKHKLWIGLVLDQEHNWQWTDAKPFRYLRWTAGHPLPNPGHNCAFLDSAGQQTWQSSSCSKKMGYICYKDGAPPTHPEIEQGFCSPPWIPYNGHCFHLQRVLKSWSDAQKECRKEEGELVSIRNVEDQSFVISQLGLGTTDEVWIGLNDIRTEGLFDWSDHSAVTFTSWAFGEPSVSTVTEDCVLIKGENGFWADRVCDEKHGFICMKQSATERSGDEIEDTAKGCKAGWKSHGSYCYFVGTETKTFDQAKEDCKASGSYLVDVSNGVDNAYLVSLVGLRPEKYFWLGLSNQKNIDQFRWTNSEFVKFTHWNTNMPGYEQGCVAMTTGVLAGLWDLLPCTNAEKYICKYLADGAVLTVPPPTQTPPKCEEGWVRVGTRNLCSKFFTGPRADEKTWFEARDYCRAIGGDLLSIHSNIELYVGRHGRAWIGLRMAADATAGYTWSDGSAVNFLHWQEGEPNNQNDSESCAEYRMYNWDEAGSWSDVNCESYNDWLCQIRAGVIPKPPPNNTAVVHNTTSDGWTVWKGNHYLFNQHSMTMEDARHFCRQRHGDLVSIITKEENTFIWKQISRSYATYYIGMSVDLDGSFWWMDGSSLGVQKWADDQPNTEAFNENCVSMYYYNAEWRTCNCGQEHQFICKRRGSAPVNSTAAPTVAPKGGCPLKWNKLDSKCYRINTNQPTTWDEARKQCITMGGNLASIPTRRIQAFLTTKMAEIASIDLWIGLSSLKQDGFYWTDGKARRYTNWGYSKNRRRHGSFYQRWNEEDCVVMTNSPTLGTGKWMIKSCNDTNGFVCARNLDPSISPKPEPGVPNIYVTLGNDSIKAVTKNQTWEEAQKQCEGDKANLISLRNDWTQAYVELLAMNVKSPIWIGLNKEKTHYFRYIDGWHMASANWAEGEPSSNKPCVYLDVDGKWRTALCNQTMYSVCMQSTDVPPTESSIFPGVCPEETNEEYHQSYTWLPYKGHCYVFVTEEIEWADAASSCVRHGGILASIEDPDEQQFIQSNVEIFQDSHSSFWIGLYKTHKGTWKWLDKTVMDYTNWAEEEPDDDDYGEIGTSDGAWRSGRRWHDRAYICETPKVMPSDPGSKFEPHGGGKTRSRVHTSLIVVLIITVTSSLIVLAFYMYKKSPRPSPTPFDNPLYFDSERSQPDVVDTNKLIESAEVENPEPIITL from the exons ATGTCTGCTGCTCTGAGACTTATCAGGAGAATGCTGAGCCAGAGGATAACTCTAGCTGCCTTTCTGCTCTTCATCCCAACATCTCAATGTTCAACAAAAAATG ATTCCCCTTTTTCACTCTCTAACAGGGCCACTGGTTTCTGTTTGCTGAAAAGATCAACCCGCTGCCTTGAAGTGCGCTGGACGACCGGTGATCGGCTTTTTGTAACCTCAACCAAAAAGTGCCTTGGAGCGCAGGGCAGAAGTGTGGGGAGTGAAGTGAGCCAATATGATTGTGACGACAGGAGCGTCCTACAAAAGTGGGAATGCAAGAACGAAACACTGCTTGCCCTCAAAGGCCAACAGCTCTATATTGAGGTCAAAGCTGACGAAACAATCGCTCTCTCCAGAAGAATCGGGCCGAATAATGAGCTTACAATCCCTGGGACATCCAGCGGTGCTTGTTCGAGAACATACAGAG aACTTTTCACCATTGAGGGAAATGCGTATGGTAAGATCTGCATGTTTCCCTTCCTGTACAAAGACCGGTGGTTTGGAGACTGCACTACATACGACTCCTCAACAAAGCGTCTTTGGTGTGCGATTGGAACAAAATATGAACACGAACAGTGGGGATACTGCCCGACTTCTT CCACAGACCACTGGTCGAAGAACGTTATATCAGGAGCGTATTACCAGGTCAACAAACAGTCGGTTCTCTCCTGGTCTCAGGCTCACACCAGCTGCAAACAGCAGGGTGCCTCCATGCTCAGTGTCACCGAGCCCCACGACCAGGCTTTCCTCTCCG cactaCTGGGAACAGGGAAACATAAACTTTGGATTGGACTGGTCCTGGACCAAGAACACAACTGGCAGTGGACGGATGCGAAGCCCTTCCGTTATCTGAGATGGACTGCAG gaCATCCACTTCCTAATCCGGGACACAACTGTGCATTTCTGGACTCTGCTGGGCAGCAGACTTGGCAGAGCTCATCCTGCAGCAAGAAAATGGGCTACATCTGCTACAAAGACGGGGCCCCGCCAACTCACCCAGAAA TTGAGCAAGGATTTTGTTCACCCCCTTGGATTCCCTACAATGGCCACTGCTTCCACCTTCAGCGTGTTCTGAAATCGTGGTCCGATGCTCAGAAAGAGTGCCGCAAAGAAGAAGGAGAGTTGGTGAGCATCCGCAATGTGGAGGACCAAAGCTTTGTCATCTCGCAACTTGGATTAG gAACCACTGATGAGGTTTGGATTGGACTGAATGACATCAGAACAGAGGGGCTGTTTGACTGGAGTGACCACTCGGCTGTCACCTTCACCAGCTGGGCGTTTGGGGAACCATCTGTCTCCACGGTTACCGAGGACTGTGTTCTCATCAAGGGAGAG aatgGGTTCTGGGCGGATCGCGTGTGTGATGAGAAACATGGCTTTATCTGCATGAAGCAGAGCGCCACTGAACGCTCTGGAGATGAAATAGAAGACACGGCTAAAGGTTGCAAAGCT GGGTGGAAAAGCCACGGCTCCTACTGCTACTTTGTAGGAACGGAGACAAAGACTTTTGATCAAGCTAAAGAAGACTGCAAGGCCTCAGGCTCCTACTTAGTAGATGTATCAAATGG GGTGGACAATGCTTACCTTGTCAGCTTGGTGGGGTTGAGACCAGAGAAATACTTCTGGCTCGGCCTCTCAAACcagaaaaacattgatcaaTTTAGGTGGACCAACTCAGAGTTTGTGAAGTTTACTCACTGGAACACTAACATGCCAG GGTATGAACAGGGCTGCGTTGCAATGACAACTGGGGTTTTGGCCGGACTGTGGGATCTGCTGCCCTGCACCAATGCGGAGAAATACATCTGTAAATACCTGGCAGATGGTGCAGTTTTAACCGTGCCACCGCCAACTCAAACTCCTCCTAAGTGTGAGGAAGGTTGGGTTCGAGTGGGAACAAGAAACCTCTGCTCTAAG TTTTTCACAGGGCCTCGTGCAGATGAGAAGACGTGGTTTGAGGCCAGGGATTACTGCAGGGCCATCGGAGGAGACCTGCTCAGCATCCACAGCAATATTGAGCTTTATGTGGGACG ACATGGAAGAGCCTGGATTGGACTACGCATGGCTGCTGATGCGACCGCTGGTTATACATGGAGTGATGGATCCGCG GTAAACTTCCTGCACTGGCAGGAAGGAGAGCCAAACAATCAGAATGACAGCGAATCGTGTGCTGAATACAGAATGTATAACTGGGACGAGGCTGGGTCTTGGAGCGATGTGAACTGTGAAAGTTACAATGACTGGCTGTGTCAGATCCGTGCAG GAGTGATTCCAAAACCACCTCCAAATAATACTGCAGTGG TGCATAACACTACTTCAGATGGCTGGACTGTGTGGAAAGGGAATCACTATTTATTTAACCAACACTCAATGACCATGGAGGATGCTCGACACTTCTGTCGGCAGAGGCATGGTGACTTGGTATCCATCATCACTAAAGAGGAAAATACCTTCATATGGAAACAG ATTTCCAGAAGCTATGCAACATACTATATAGGTATGTCAGTGGATCTTGATGGGTCATTTTG gtggatggatgggtcttCGTTGGGGGTACAAAAATGGGCTGACGATCAACCAAATACGGAAGCCTTTAATGAGAACTGTGTTAGcatgtattattataatg CCGAATGGCGCACTTGTAATTGTGGCCAAGAGCACCAGTTCATTTGTAAACGCAGAGGCTCAGCACCCGTCAACTCCACTGCAGCTCCCACAGTTGCCCCGAAAGGCGGCTGTCCACTCAAGTGGAACAAATTGGACTCAAAG TGTTACCGTATCAACACTAACCAGCCGACCACCTGGGATGAAGCCAGGAAACAGTGCATAACCATGGGAGGCAATTTAGCCTCAATTCCCACAAGGCGCATTCAAG CATTTTTGACCACCAAAATGGCTGAAATAGCATCTATCGACCTCTGGATCGGTTTAAGCAGTTTAAAACAAGATGGGTTTTACTGGACTGATGGCAAAGCAAGGCGATACACCAACTGGGGCTATTCT AAAAACCGACGTCGTCATGGGTCCTTTTATCAACGATGGAATGAG GAAGACTGTGTTGTGATGACCAACAGTCCTACCCTTGGCACCGGTAAATGGATGATTAAGTCCTGCAATGACACAAATGGATTTGTCTGTGCCAGAAATCTTG ACCCAAGTATATCGCCCAAACCAGAGCCAGGAGTTCCCAACATCTACGTAACTCTGGGCAATGACAGTATCAAGGCTGTAACAAAAAATCAGACCTGGGAGGAGGCCCAGAAACAATGTGAAGGGGATAAAGCCAACCTGATTAGCCTGCGAAATGATTGGACGCAGGCCTACGTCGAGCTGCTGGCCATGAATGTCAAATCTCCTATTTGGATTGGACTGAACAAAGAGAAG ACACATTATTTTAGGTATATTGACGGCTGGCACATGGCCTCTGCAAACTGGGCTGAAGGGGAACCAAGCAGTAACAAACCTTGTGTGTACCTGGATGTGGATGGGAAATGGAGGACTGCTTTATGCAATCAGACCATGTACAGCGTTTGCATGCAGTCTACAG atgtgccaccaacagaGTCGTCTATCTTCCCAGGGGTTTGCCCTGAAGAGACAAATGAGGAGTACCACCAGAGTTATACCTGGCTGCCATATAAGGGCCATTGTTATGTGTTTGTAACAGAGGAAATTGAATGGGCAGATGCAGCTAGCAGCTGTGTCAGGCATG GTGGAATCCTGGCTAGCATTGAAGATCCTGATGAGCAACAATTCATTCAAAGCAATGTGGAAATATTTCAGGACAGTCACAGTTCTTTCTGGATCGGCCTGTATAAAACTCATAAAG GCACATGGAAGTGGTTGGATAAAACAGTCATGGACTACACTAACTGGGCTGAAGAGGAGCCTGATGACGACGACTATGGAGAGATTGGAACCTCAGATGGAGCTTGGAGATCAGGTCGTAGATGGCATGACCGAGCATACATCTGTGAAACACCCAAAG TGATGCCCTCAGATCCAGGATCAAAATTTG AACCTCACGGGGGTGGGAAAACTCGCAGTCGTGTCCACACAAGTTTGATAGTTGTGCTGATCATCACTGTCACTTCTTCGCTGATAGTCCTTGCATTCTACATGTACAAGAAGTCTCCTCGTCCCTCACCAACCCCCTTTGACAATCCACTCTACTTCGACAGCGAACGATCCCAGCCCGATGTGGTCGACACCAACAAACTAATAGAGAGTGCAGAAGTAGAAAACCCTGAGCCTATTATAACTCTGTGA